Proteins encoded within one genomic window of Pongo abelii isolate AG06213 chromosome 18, NHGRI_mPonAbe1-v2.0_pri, whole genome shotgun sequence:
- the RAB26 gene encoding ras-related protein Rab-26 isoform X1: MSRKKTPKNKGASTPAASTLPTANGARPAHSGTARSGPDAPPNGPLQPGRPSLGGGGDFYDVAFKVMLVGDSGVGKTCLLVRFKDGAFLAGTFISTVGIDFRNKVLDVDGVKVKLQMWDTAGQERFRSVTHAYYRDAHALLLLYDVTNKASFDNIQAWLTEIHEYAQHDVALMLLGNKVDSAHERVVKREDGEKLAKEYGLPFMETSAKTGLNVDLAFTAIAKELKQRSMKAPSEPRFRLHDYVKREGRRASCCRP, from the exons ATGTCCAGGAAGAAGACCCCCAAGAACAAAGGGGCCAGCACCCCCGCTGCCTCCACGCTGCCCACTGCCAACGGGGCCCGACCGGCGCACTCCGGGACTGCGCGTTCCGGCCCCGACGCGCCGCCCAACGGGCCCTTGCAGCCCGGCCGGCCCTCGCTTGGCGGCGGTGGCGACTTCTACGACGTCGCCTTCAAG GTCATGCTGGTGGGGGACTCGGGCGTGGGGAAGACCTGTCTGCTGGTGCGATTCAAGGACGGTGCTTTCCTGGCGGGGACCTTCATCTCCACCGTAGGCATTGACTTCCGG AACAAAGTTCTGGACGTAGATGGCGTGAAGGTGAAGCTGCAG ATGTGGGACACAGCCGGTCAGGAGCGGTTCCGCAGTGTTACCCACGCCTACTACCGGGATGCTCATG CTCTGCTGCTGCTCTACGACGTCACCAACAAAGCCTCCTTTGACAACATCCAG GCCTGGCTGACCGAGATCCATGAGTACGCCCAGCACGACGTGGCGCTCATGCTGCTGGGGAACAAG GTGGACTCTGCCCATGAGCGTGTGGTGAAGAGGGAGGACGGGGAGAAGCTGGCCAAG GAGTATGGACTGCCCTTCATGGAGACCAGCGCCAAGACGGGCCTCAACGTGGACTTGGCCTTCACAGCCATAGCAAA GGAGTTGAAGCAACGCTCCATGAAGGCTCCCAGCGAGCCACGCTTCCGGCTGCACGATTACGTTAAGAGGGAGGGTCGCAGGGCCTCCTGCTGCCGCCCTTGA
- the RAB26 gene encoding ras-related protein Rab-26 isoform X2 codes for MSRKKTPKNKGASTPAASTLPTANGARPAHSGTARSGPDAPPNGPLQPGRPSLGGGGDFYDVAFKVMLVGDSGVGKTCLLVRFKDGAFLAGTFISTVGIDFRNKVLDVDGVKVKLQMWDTAGQERFRSVTHAYYRDAHALLLLYDVTNKASFDNIQAWLTEIHEYAQHDVALMLLGNKEYGLPFMETSAKTGLNVDLAFTAIAKELKQRSMKAPSEPRFRLHDYVKREGRRASCCRP; via the exons ATGTCCAGGAAGAAGACCCCCAAGAACAAAGGGGCCAGCACCCCCGCTGCCTCCACGCTGCCCACTGCCAACGGGGCCCGACCGGCGCACTCCGGGACTGCGCGTTCCGGCCCCGACGCGCCGCCCAACGGGCCCTTGCAGCCCGGCCGGCCCTCGCTTGGCGGCGGTGGCGACTTCTACGACGTCGCCTTCAAG GTCATGCTGGTGGGGGACTCGGGCGTGGGGAAGACCTGTCTGCTGGTGCGATTCAAGGACGGTGCTTTCCTGGCGGGGACCTTCATCTCCACCGTAGGCATTGACTTCCGG AACAAAGTTCTGGACGTAGATGGCGTGAAGGTGAAGCTGCAG ATGTGGGACACAGCCGGTCAGGAGCGGTTCCGCAGTGTTACCCACGCCTACTACCGGGATGCTCATG CTCTGCTGCTGCTCTACGACGTCACCAACAAAGCCTCCTTTGACAACATCCAG GCCTGGCTGACCGAGATCCATGAGTACGCCCAGCACGACGTGGCGCTCATGCTGCTGGGGAACAAG GAGTATGGACTGCCCTTCATGGAGACCAGCGCCAAGACGGGCCTCAACGTGGACTTGGCCTTCACAGCCATAGCAAA GGAGTTGAAGCAACGCTCCATGAAGGCTCCCAGCGAGCCACGCTTCCGGCTGCACGATTACGTTAAGAGGGAGGGTCGCAGGGCCTCCTGCTGCCGCCCTTGA
- the RAB26 gene encoding ras-related protein Rab-26 isoform X4, with protein sequence MSRKKTPKNKGASTPAASTLPTANGARPAHSGTARSGPDAPPNGPLQPGRPSLGGGGDFYDVAFKVMLVGDSGVGKTCLLVRFKDGAFLAGTFISTVGIDFRNKVLDVDGVKVKLQMWDTAGQERFRSVTHAYYRDAHALLLLYDVTNKASFDNIQAWLTEIHEYAQHDVALMLLGNKATTWLAAAVYRSMDCPSWRPAPRRASTWTWPSQP encoded by the exons ATGTCCAGGAAGAAGACCCCCAAGAACAAAGGGGCCAGCACCCCCGCTGCCTCCACGCTGCCCACTGCCAACGGGGCCCGACCGGCGCACTCCGGGACTGCGCGTTCCGGCCCCGACGCGCCGCCCAACGGGCCCTTGCAGCCCGGCCGGCCCTCGCTTGGCGGCGGTGGCGACTTCTACGACGTCGCCTTCAAG GTCATGCTGGTGGGGGACTCGGGCGTGGGGAAGACCTGTCTGCTGGTGCGATTCAAGGACGGTGCTTTCCTGGCGGGGACCTTCATCTCCACCGTAGGCATTGACTTCCGG AACAAAGTTCTGGACGTAGATGGCGTGAAGGTGAAGCTGCAG ATGTGGGACACAGCCGGTCAGGAGCGGTTCCGCAGTGTTACCCACGCCTACTACCGGGATGCTCATG CTCTGCTGCTGCTCTACGACGTCACCAACAAAGCCTCCTTTGACAACATCCAG GCCTGGCTGACCGAGATCCATGAGTACGCCCAGCACGACGTGGCGCTCATGCTGCTGGGGAACAAG GCCACCACCTGGCTGGCAGCAGCTGTTTACAGGAGTATGGACTGCCCTTCATGGAGACCAGCGCCAAGACGGGCCTCAACGTGGACTTGGCCTTCACAGCCATAG
- the RAB26 gene encoding ras-related protein Rab-26 isoform X3, translated as MSRKKTPKNKGASTPAASTLPTANGARPAHSGTARSGPDAPPNGPLQPGRPSLGGGGDFYDVAFKVMLVGDSGVGKTCLLVRFKDGAFLAGTFISTVGIDFRNKVLDVDGVKVKLQMWDTAGQERFRSVTHAYYRDAHALLLLYDVTNKASFDNIQAWLTEIHEYAQHDVALMLLGNKVDSAHERVVKREDGEKLAKATTWLAAAVYRSMDCPSWRPAPRRASTWTWPSQP; from the exons ATGTCCAGGAAGAAGACCCCCAAGAACAAAGGGGCCAGCACCCCCGCTGCCTCCACGCTGCCCACTGCCAACGGGGCCCGACCGGCGCACTCCGGGACTGCGCGTTCCGGCCCCGACGCGCCGCCCAACGGGCCCTTGCAGCCCGGCCGGCCCTCGCTTGGCGGCGGTGGCGACTTCTACGACGTCGCCTTCAAG GTCATGCTGGTGGGGGACTCGGGCGTGGGGAAGACCTGTCTGCTGGTGCGATTCAAGGACGGTGCTTTCCTGGCGGGGACCTTCATCTCCACCGTAGGCATTGACTTCCGG AACAAAGTTCTGGACGTAGATGGCGTGAAGGTGAAGCTGCAG ATGTGGGACACAGCCGGTCAGGAGCGGTTCCGCAGTGTTACCCACGCCTACTACCGGGATGCTCATG CTCTGCTGCTGCTCTACGACGTCACCAACAAAGCCTCCTTTGACAACATCCAG GCCTGGCTGACCGAGATCCATGAGTACGCCCAGCACGACGTGGCGCTCATGCTGCTGGGGAACAAG GTGGACTCTGCCCATGAGCGTGTGGTGAAGAGGGAGGACGGGGAGAAGCTGGCCAAG GCCACCACCTGGCTGGCAGCAGCTGTTTACAGGAGTATGGACTGCCCTTCATGGAGACCAGCGCCAAGACGGGCCTCAACGTGGACTTGGCCTTCACAGCCATAG